ATCGAACCATGCCCTTGGAGcctgcttaaggccatagagaGATTTATGAAGGCGACACACATGGTTTGGGAACTGTAAATCAGTGTATCCTGGAGGTTGAGTCATGTACACCTCTTCCTTTAGGATTCaatgcaaaaatgcattttgaacaTCAAGCTGCTGTACTGTCCATCCCTTAGATGCAACCAAGGACAACATAAGACGAATGGTCGTGTCCCTCCTGCTGGTGGAACCCCTTTGCAACTAATCGAGCTTTATAGCGCTCAATGGATCCATCTGCCAGTCGTTTATTTCGGTAGACCCATTACACCCAACTATATTCATTTTTGGGTGAGGGGAAACAAGAGTCCAAGTGTCGTTCCTGATTAAAGCATTAGACTCTGTGTCCATGGCTGTACGCCAGTGTGGACTTTTGGAAGCAGTGGTGTAACATGTGGGTTCTAAGACCTGAGCTGCAGATTCGGTTAATAGTGAAATTGGGATAGGGTGTTTGGTGGTTAGGAGAATTTTGGCTCGTCATGTACCATCTCGAGTCCGGGTCACCATGGGATGGTGAGAAGTGGTGGGAGGGTTCGGTTCATGGTTCGGTGATGGAATCAGCGATGCATTGGATGGTAAAATTGGTGGTGGAGGCATTGATAATGGAATCGGTTAGTGGTGTGGTGGATTCTGTGATGGATTGGGTGGAGATGGAATTGGTGTTGATGATGGTATTGGTTGTATAGGTGGAGGGTGAGGTAATGGAGACGGTTGGTGGTGTGGTGGAGGGTTTGAAGTTGTTAATGGTACGTGGGGCCAAGAGAGAAGTGGTGGTGGACCAAGAATGGAAGTGTTTGGTGTAGATGTAGGTGATGATAAGGGTGCTGCAGCCGTATGAAACGGGAACCTATCTTCATAAAAAACCACATGTCTAGAAACAATAATATTCTTTGTGCGCATGTTGAGGCAATTATAGCCCTTGTGCTTAGAACTGTATCCAAGAAAGACATGTAACTCATATCTGTAATCTAGTTTATGCTTGTTAAATGGCCTTAGTAATGGGTAGCAAGCTGTTCCAAAAACCCGTAATGTCAGATAGTCAGGTTGGGTGccaaacaacttaaataaaggACATACATTGCCAAGTACGGTTGTGGGAAGCCGATTAATCAGGAAAGCTATTGTAGCAAAAGCATGGTGCCAATATAATTTAGGCACACCAGCATGAGACATTAAGGCCAATCCAGTCTCGACTATGTGACGATGTCTTCTTTCAGCAGACCCATTTTGCTCATGAGTGTGTGGGCAAGATATTCTATGTTCAATGCCATTATTTTCCAAGTATTTTGAAACAAAGGGGCATTCTCCACTCCAATCACTATGCAGATGCTTGATTTTCCTGTCAAACAAATTCTCAACAAGCACCTTGAATTTGATAAAAACAGGGAGTACCTCAGACTTATTAGTAATGGGAAACAACCATATTAATTTGCTAAAGTCATCAACGAAATGCACATAATAACGATGTCCATTGGATGATGAAATGGGAGatggcccccaaacatcagaatatAGTAAGTCCAATGGGCCACTAGAACGATGGGGTGAGGAATTAAAAGGCAATTTATGACTCTTGCCCTGTTGACAGACATTACAAACATTAAAACCCTGCTGCGAATTTAATGGTAAATTAAAGCTACTAGTAATCTAACGAACAATGCGGAGGGCGGGATGCCCTAGTCTGTTGTGCCATTGATGAAGGGATGTGCGTTCACCAATTAGAGCTCGTGGAGCAGATCCATGGACTGATGGAGCACCTTTATTCATAGCCAGCTGGTAGAGCCCATCTTTACTAATTCCCTGAAGAAGACATTTCCCCGTGCAGGGATCCTTAACATAGAAACGATCAGGATGAAATtcaaacatgacattattatcCTTTGTGAATTGGGACACAGATAAAAAATTTCTAGTAATTGCAGGCACATGTAAAATATTTGGAAGAACTAAGTTCTTAGTAGAAGAATAAATATTAGAGGACCCAGTGTGTAAAATTTCCAAACCTAAACCATTGCCTACTTGGACCTGATCTTGGCCAGTATAATCAGAGGATATAGCCAGATTATCCATATAAGCAGTGATGTGATTCGTTGCTCCAGAATCAGGAAACTAGACATTAGTGGTTGCTGGTGCAGTACGATTGTAATCAACCAGATTAGCAGCCGGTGGCACATTGTCTTGAGGCTGTTGGCACGCATGATTGAAGCGATTGCGACAATCGAGAGCCTTGTGACCAACCCTGTTACAAATTTGGCACACATTGGGAGCAGGATTATGAGGTTGAGGAGCCTGTTGGTTCATACCTTGATTAGGATATCGTTGGTAGCCAGTCCGATTTGTGCCACGGCCATTCCGGCCACCACGATAGTAGCCACGGCCAGTGCGTGTTCCTGCATTGCCACGGTTGGTTTTACCACCACGAGTTTCAGTATTAGTGGTGATAGTGTTGGCTGTAACAGTCATATCAGCCGAAGATTTCTCATCGAGCATTCGAATCTCTTGCGTGAGGAGCATGCCACGCAGATCAGTGTAGGAGAACGGCACTCAACGGGTAGTGATCGAGGTAACGAACGCCGAATATTTTGAACCTAGGCCACCAAGTGTATAGAGGCAGAGTTCTTCATCAGTAACAGGTTTCCCTGCGGCAGTGAGAAGATCAGtgatatttttttatctttaggAGATACTCTTGAATAGTTGATGAACCACGCTTGGTGTTCAATAGCTGAAACTAGAGTTGCAGTACTCTGGCATTGGATATGTTGTTGTAGGAGCATTCAAGAGTATGCCAAACCTCGTGAGAGGTACTGCAACCAACGACCTGGGCATGGACTGATTCagttaaagaagaaattaaCCAGCTCATGAGGAGTTGGTCTGGACGCTGCCATGTTTGATAGGAAGGGTTGATCGTTGGAGGATCCGTTGGAGACGCATCAGCCGCAGGTGTGAGATATTCAGAGGGACATGGTGTTGTACCTGTAACAATGCCGTAGAGATCATATCCACGGAGAAGAGGAACAAACTGAGATCGCCACAGCAGGTAGTTGGTGTCGCTCAGCTTAATAGCAATAGCATGGCtgagagagggaaacaggggTAGAGAAGACGACCCTGTTCCAAGGCTGGGTAAGTTGCTGGTGGAGCCCAAGGAGCCCTGATCTGatgataccatgttgaagttATGAAGATGATAGAGAAAACAGGGAAGAAAGTGACACAAGGTTTAATGTGGTTCGGTTTCTCAAAACCTACGTCCACAcaacttcttttgtttttcactGCTTTAACTCTTCACTaatcctctctttatatagatgAGGAGGATTAGTAGATTTTACAGAGATAATTACAAGCTGTCAGTGTTGATCTAGAACACTGCTTATCGTGATCCTTGAGGCTTGGAGAGGTGGATGATGACTCAAACACTGTTGGTGAGTGGAGTGTTGAGTTGCTTGACCTGTTATCACATGTAACGGCCTGATCCTTGATGATGCTTGATCTGTTATCATATGTGATGGCCTGGCTGGACTCTAATATTGTGGCTGTTGGAGATAAGGATGAGTTGGATGTATCCTTATCGTTTACACAAACGAATATAGAATCCAAGCCCATGTCACGAAAACAGGTCCGTACATGATTTCTGCAACATCAATGGTGGTATCAGTTCCTTAGAAGTTTAAGACAAAGACTGAGTAGCAAGGAGTGAATTGGACATGATAAGGGTGGGGGGCATCAGTTCCATAGAAGTTTAAGACAACGACTGGTTGAATTATCTTTTAGATGAGGCCTGCCACATCAATGGTGGAGTAGAAATCCTTAACATTTTTGGATTTGGAGATATGCAGGCCTgcaacatttttgttttttgccttttttttttctaaaaaataaataataatgaacTGAACATACAGAACACAACATTGAAGCCATTTGCTACTGTTAgatgatgaaaagaaaatcacaaGTTACAATCTGTGTATCAGAAAATTTACAGTTTACCAACAACAAGATGAACCTTCCAGGGACATTGGGCTTCGATGATATAAACTAAAGCTTGGAAGCACTACCCAAGTTACTCAAGAACACCATAAATATAAGTCtctcttagagagagagaaagatgaacTGATTTTTTAAGTTATCTTCAATATTCTTGTCACAGTTTGTATTGATTTTTCCAGTAGACACCATGCAATGGTGAGGACAATTGCCATAAATCGACCTTGTACAAGTCCAGCGAGAACGATCAGAATCGTTAATATATACCTATACTTATCCTCTGttcttcttccatttccttCAATCAAATCGGCATTAGTGTTCATCTGTGAAACATAATCAGAGCCATTGacttccttctctccctcttcttctttttcctccaattgttcttcttcatcttctggctctccttcttcttctctctgttCTTGTCCTTCCCCTGTGATTGCTTCCTCTTCAGCCCAGCTAACGAATAATTCACCACTTAAATCAGTTTGGTTCTCGTGATCACCTGCTTTCTTTGAGCTACGGAACTTCTTTGGAACCAGCTTCTTTAACAGCTTCTTCGGTTTGATTTTACCATTGCTTGTCTTATGATTTCTGAGCTCTGCACTTTGAATAATTTGCTCTACTTTCTCTGAATTCTTCCCCCTTTTGGTTGAAACTGCAAATCCCCATCTATTCTCACGACTAAACAAGCCCACATATGGTTCTACAAATTGAATTTCTCTGCTTCGAGCTTGACCACCCTCACTGAAACGcgttccccttctcttcccatGACTGGTTAGATCCGAATCAAGTTCTACAacttgaatttctttcttttgaactTGACCACCCTCGCTCAAACCATATCTCCTTGTATTAACTTCAAGGGTTTGAGCATTACCGATATCTCTCGAATCAGTTCCCCATCTTCTCTCACGAGTTAACAATCTAGAATCAGGCTTTGATGGTTGAATTTCTTCGCACCGAGCTTGATCAATTTTACTCAAATCAGTTCTCCATCTTCGTTCGCTCAAATCAAAACCGGTATGCGATCTCCATCTTCGCTCATGCAAATTAGTATCTGTTTCTGAACTCCATCTTTTATCAATCATATGGAAACCAGGTTCCACGAGTTTGATTTCTTCGCTACAGCTACAGGATCGATAATCGTCAGTCAAACCGATTCCCCATCTTCTCTCGCTACCaaaggaatcaaaatcaatatcTACAAGTTTAATTTCATCGATTGACGATGGACATATTCCACTCGAACTAGATACATTCTCTGTGATCAACCCTGTTCTTGGCCGAAGCGCTTCCGGACATTGAATTGGATGCAAGTGACAAAAAACTCgtaaaaccaaaaattcaagaaacagaagaagaaaggtcGATATTGTGATACCAACGACGAGCTTCTTCGTTGCCAAAGCCAGAATCAACATGAAAAGCACCTTAACAGTAATCATAAAAGTCCTACTCCACCAAACCACTCCTTTAGACGCCACATCTTCGACCACATTAGCAACCAAAGGAGGAATTTTCTTACCAGTCGGTGGCCGGTTTGAGTTGTTAATCTTAGTAGCTGAAACCACGGGACTAGCAGAATGGTTCGAACTCACCAAATCGGAATTTGAAAAATCCGAAGAGTCAGTGGAACTGGAAGGGAAAGTTACGGGCTCCAATTCCTCCGAAGctagttctttctttttcttcgtcAAAGGTTTCTTCTTCAACCGATCTCGATTCTTCACGATCAGATCTATGACGGAGGTCGGGAAACCAGTCTCGACGACGAGAGATCCTCCATGCTTGGACGGTGACCGGAGATCGGCAACGAAGCGAGAAATCCGACCAACCTTGGATTTCTTCCATGGAAGAGGCATGGCTGGTCAGTCTACCACTTCGAAAGACAAGGCCAGACCAGACCAGACATGGATCAAAAAGGTCATCAAATAAGGTAAGGTGAGGTGAGCTCAAACTCAACTAACCTTGGACTTGTTCCATGGAAGACTCATCCTTTTCACTGTACATCTTCGTCGTCGGAAGACCAGAGCAGACCAGATCAAACATCGATTAAACAGATCATTCGAATAAGGGTAAGGTGAAATTCACGAAAAATGGGGGGAAATCGTTCGATCTATTTAATAAGGGTTTTGGGAAGGTCTGTAGAGTCAAGGAATTAAAGGTTCTGAGGAGATGGAGTGGGAGAATCATAGCTGGAAGGAGTGGTTTAACCGCGT
The nucleotide sequence above comes from Telopea speciosissima isolate NSW1024214 ecotype Mountain lineage chromosome 3, Tspe_v1, whole genome shotgun sequence. Encoded proteins:
- the LOC122654046 gene encoding uncharacterized protein LOC122654046, which gives rise to MPLPWKKSKVGRISRFVADLRSPSKHGGSLVVETGFPTSVIDLIVKNRDRLKKKPLTKKKKELASEELEPVTFPSSSTDSSDFSNSDLVSSNHSASPVVSATKINNSNRPPTGKKIPPLVANVVEDVASKGVVWWSRTFMITVKVLFMLILALATKKLVVGITISTFLLLFLEFLVLRVFCHLHPIQCPEALRPRTGLITENVSSSSGICPSSIDEIKLVDIDFDSFGSERRWGIGLTDDYRSCSCSEEIKLVEPGFHMIDKRWSSETDTNLHERRWRSHTGFDLSERRWRTDLSKIDQARCEEIQPSKPDSRLLTRERRWGTDSRDIGNAQTLEVNTRRYGLSEGGQVQKKEIQVVELDSDLTSHGKRRGTRFSEGGQARSREIQFVEPYVGLFSRENRWGFAVSTKRGKNSEKVEQIIQSAELRNHKTSNGKIKPKKLLKKLVPKKFRSSKKAGDHENQTDLSGELFVSWAEEEAITGEGQEQREEEGEPEDEEEQLEEKEEEGEKEVNGSDYVSQMNTNADLIEGNGRRTEDKYRYILTILIVLAGLVQGRFMAIVLTIAWCLLEKSIQTVTRILKIT